The DNA sequence CAAGCAGGCTAAATCATTTGGACCGACCGCTGCGTAATCTATAAATCAAATCGCAAACTACGCCGGCAAACGCCGCAAAAATCGCGCCGATAACCAGAGCCGCGGCAAGATTATAAGGCGCGCTATCGTTTGCAAGGGCGTAGGCGTCAAACCGCACGTAAACGCCCAATCTACCGCCCATCCCCTCAGGCGCAAAGAGCAATCCGCTAAGCGCAAGAAAACAAAATCCGCCAAGTAGGACAAAGCTTGCCGTAAGTTTGATTAAATTTATCCGCCTAAAATCCTCTTTGCCGCAGTTTAGGCAAAAAACGGCCGCGAAAAAACACAGCCAAAAACACGCGGCGCAGGCGTAAAAGGCTACGACTTCGATTTTTAATCCGTTTTTAGCCAAATCATCCAAAAACGGCGCGAAAACCCGCACGGTGCGGATAAAGTCCGTCCAAAAATTCGACCGCAAAATCTCGTCCGGGCTCAAATTTAGCGCCCAAACTCCAAGCGCGGTAAAAGCTATAACGCCCAGCGAAAACGGCGTAGCGCACGCTAAAATCGCCCGAGAAAACAGACTTTTGCGGGGCTCATCGGTAGCAACTTGAACGAACTCGTATCTAGTTTTATCCATCTTTTTCCTTTAAATTTGCGAGTATTTTAAAGCATGCTTAAAAATACCGGCTTAAAACCGTCAAATTTGACGGTCGGCGAAATTTGTCCGCGAGACTTAGACGAATTTTAATCCGTTGCTTTTTAGATAAAAATTCCGCCCCGCTAGGCAGGCGGCTGCTTTTGAGATCCAAAAGTCCGCCTTTACGCCGCCGCTACCGTTTTCGATTTTCGCCTTTTTAGCAAGCTTTTTTATACTCGCGACTAGCTGCGTATACACGCGCGACATCTCGTAGTCGTCCGTCTCATAGCTACCGCCTAGCTCGCCGTTTTCGTCTCTTAGGCTGACTGTTTTGGGATAGGCTAGTCGCAGGCCAAAGACGCCGTCTGGCTCAAAATACGCCGTGCTGAGCCGCTTTTTCTCATCGTTATAAAGCAAATTAAAAGGAGCTAGCGTAGCGCACGGCTTAGTGCTATCAAGTATCTTAAATTCGCCTCCGGCCTTGCCCTCAAGCGAGTCGTCAAAGTAAAGCTTATCCTCGCCGTCTATGAGATATAGCCGCACCTCATCATCCCAAAGCTCGTTCGTTCGCCCGTCCTCGCGCAAGATAATTCGCTCGAAATACCTCTCGTAATCGCTAAAAACTTGCTCTTTGAATATAATCTTACTCTGCGTTTTTTCGCGTATGCGGTTGGCTAAAAATACGAAATCCTCCCTACTAAAAACGTCGCGAAACTCGCTTGGAGTAATGACGAAATCAAATTTTTTCCACGAAAGCGCAAAATACATACTTTTTCCCGTTAGATCTAGCTTGCAACCATCTTTGTTCGCAGACATACTTTTCCTTTCTGATTTATTGCAGCGTTTTTGGCCGCAGGATATAAATTTACGCTCTATTTAGAGCAAAGCCCGAAAATTAGCAAATCACGCCTTTTTAATCCACGTGATTTTTTCGCCCTCCGCGCGGCTAAAATTTTTAAATTTAGCCGCAAATCCGTCCGCGCTCATCGTAAATTTACGGGCGTATTTGCCTAAAAAATGATAGCCCGAGCCAGCCTGCGCGATGACGTCTAAAAGCTCGTCCGCGCGCTGCGTATATACGCCTCCCGCGTAGCTAACGCCCCTAGCAAACAGCGGCGCGGGCGACATCGAAACGGTAGGCCCCACGACTACGGCCTTGGCGCCCTCTTTTTTTAGCGCTAGGATATCTTCTAGCGTGTCGTTTAGTAGCGTAACGCCCGTGATTATGAGATTATCGGCCGCCCTAATCGCCTCAGCCGCTCTTTCTTGCGGGACGAAATACTCCGCCTCTTGCGGTTTTAGCACGCTTTTATCAAGCTCTAAAATGCGAAAATCCCTACCGTTTTTCATCATAAATTTGATATAAGGCACGAGCGCGCCCACGATGACGCTAAGCGAACCCTCGCGGACGTCAAGCTCGTCAAATGGATCGGCGTCAAATTTAACCGCGTGCGCGCCGGGGTTTTGCTCGAAACAAGTCTGCGAAAGCGCGTTTAAAGCCGCTACCGCGATGGTTTTTTTAATCGCGCCGTCGCTGTTTAAATCCCGCAAAAGAGTTCGGACGTTTTTGCCGCAGATATTGCCCGCATTTGGCATAGAAGCGGCTTGAGAGGGGCAGCAAACGGCCTGCGGGATGGCTTTTAGCGGGGTGTAGCTCACGCCGCAAACGCCGTTACTTAGCTTCACGCCGGTAAAAAATAGCCCGACGACCACGCGCTGCACGCTTAAATTTTCAATTTCGCCTCCCAAAACGGCGTAAATTTCATCCAAAGTTTCGTTTAAAATTTGACCCATATATGCTCCTTTTTTATTAGCGCCTCGGCTAAATTTAGCGTAAAACTAGGCCCCGCGATTTTACGGCGCGTTCGTTTTATAGGGCGCAAAGCTTAAATTTAACCTGGTTAACCGCCGCATCCGCTTAAATTTCACCCGCCGTGCAGAAAATTTACTCTAAATTTTAGCGCAAATTTGACGCGATGACGACTAAATTTAGCCGCAGACAAACCGTCAAATTTAACCTAAATCAGCGCGATGTTGTCGATATGCAGCGCCTCGTCCTCGTATTTATAGCCAAGAACCGCCTCGATTTCCTCGCTCTTGCGCCCTTTTATGAGGGCTAGCTCGGCCGAGGAGTAGTTTGTGATGCCGCGAGCTAGCGCCCTGCCGCTTGCGTCTTTGATAGCGAGCGTTTCGCCTCGCTCAAACTCGCCCGCGACCTCGCGGATGCCGACTGCTAGCAGGCTTTTGCCCTCTTTTAGCGCCTTTGCCGCACCCTCGTCGATAGCGACCGAGCCTTTGTCTGCGGCCGAATAGGCGAGCCAGTATTTACGCGAATTTATCCTATTTTTACCCGCCAAAAAGAGCGTCCCGACCTCGCAGCCCTGCGCTGCTCGCACGATGTTTCGCGGATCCGCGCCGTTTGCGATGATGAGGTGAGTGCCGTTTTTGGTCGCCATTTCGGCTGCGGTGATTTTGGTGCGCATGCCGCCGGTGCCAAATTTGCTGCCCTCCGCGCCCGCAGCCGCTCTAATGCTATCATCTAAATTTTCGACCAAATTTATAAATTTAGCGTCCGCAAAAACGCTTGGATTTTTATCGTATAGCCCGTCGATATCGGTCAAAATCACGAGCAAATCAGCCTCGATTAGTCCCGCCACGAGCGCGCTTAGCGTGTCGTTGTCGCCGACTTTCACGCCCTTTATGCCCTCGCCCACGACGGGGTCGTTTTCGTTGATGACGGGTATGATTTTTTTGGCAAGCAAGGAGCGCAGGACGCTACGCATATTTAGGTAGCGACGGCGATCGCTAAAATCGTCCTTAGTTAGCAGTAGCTGCGCGACCTTTTTGCCGTGCGCCCAAAATAAAATTTGATAAAGATGGATGAGCGAAACCTGCCCGATGGCCGCGAGCGCTTGTTTTTCGACGATGGATTTTGGCTTGTGCGCGAGCTTCATCTGTCCCATGCCGGCCCCCACGGCACCCGAGGTAACAAAGACCACTTCGGCGTTTTCGTTTAGTTCGCTTAAATTTGCTACGATTTGTTTGATCTTATCCTCGTTTAGCGAGCCGTCCGCGTTTGCCAGCGTCGAGGTGCCGACCTTTACGACGATGCGTTTTACGCCGCCTAGAAGCTCTTTTCTTTCCATTTTACCGCTCCGAAATTTTTAAAAATTATACCCAAAACGGCTTATTTTAAATTTTAGCTTTAAAATGCGGTGGCGGCGCGAAATCTAGGTAAATTTAATCAGGCGGCGCGACCTTGCGGGCGGTTACCGCATAAATCAAACGCCTAATAAAACCCGCGCGAATTTAGCATGGCGTTTCGTTTGCGGCAAATTTCGAGCGCTTGCAAACTAGCGGGCGCAGTTTAAAACTCGGGCGAAATTTAAGCCACGCCGCGTTCTTTCGCGCCCTTTAAGCCGTGCCGTAAATATCTAAAATGCCGATGCGAGCGCGGCAGACAAGCTGAAATTTACTCCGCAAAACCCGCATAAACGCCTAGCCCGCTCTAAGATTCAAACTCGCGGCAAATTTGACCGCCGAGCGCAAAATTTAGCTTAAATTTAGCCCGTAGACGCACATCTTGCACGAGTTTTTGATCTTGCTAAAAATGCGGAAAATTTTCGCTGCGAGGCACCATTTCTCAGGCCTTATATCCATCATCACGCCCGTTTTTAGAAGCTTAATGCGCTCGTCCCACGCTTCAAGCGACCTCTCGTCGTCGATGCCGAGTTTAAATTTAGGCGGATTTGCGATATAGCGCAGTACGTCGTGCCTTTTAGGCTCTATGCTAGCAGCGAAACGACTGAGCAAATCAAGCATAACTACGCCGCTAAATCTCTGCGCTAAATTTCGCATAAACGCCGAAATTTCGGGCTCGCTAAAATACATCGCCACGCCTTCTAGCACGAAGATAAACTTCGCTCCCTCGTGCCGCGCGCGCAGCTCGTCCATCCACGCGGTCTCAAACATCGAGGCTTTTAGGCTAAAATTTAGCGTGGATTTTGGCACTAGCTCGTCGCGCAAATCTATGACGTCCGGTAAATCAAGGTCGTAAAACAAGGCGTCAGGCAGCTGCTTTTCAAGCCTTAGCGGACGCGTATCAAGCCCAGCTCCGACTTGGACTACGACTAGCTTTTCGCCCGCGTTTTTGCGAGCGAAATCTAAAATCTCGTCGTCGAAAAACCGCGCTCTAATCACGGTGCCGGTTTTGCTAAATTTGCCGCCTTTAAATTTAGCGAAATC is a window from the uncultured Campylobacter sp. genome containing:
- a CDS encoding class I SAM-dependent methyltransferase → MQAKKVKFNDAISETLFINLYFRALDNDEPDPILGDPFSRPVMQRIDYDFAKFKGGKFSKTGTVIRARFFDDEILDFARKNAGEKLVVVQVGAGLDTRPLRLEKQLPDALFYDLDLPDVIDLRDELVPKSTLNFSLKASMFETAWMDELRARHEGAKFIFVLEGVAMYFSEPEISAFMRNLAQRFSGVVMLDLLSRFAASIEPKRHDVLRYIANPPKFKLGIDDERSLEAWDERIKLLKTGVMMDIRPEKWCLAAKIFRIFSKIKNSCKMCVYGLNLS
- a CDS encoding DUF364 domain-containing protein, which codes for MGQILNETLDEIYAVLGGEIENLSVQRVVVGLFFTGVKLSNGVCGVSYTPLKAIPQAVCCPSQAASMPNAGNICGKNVRTLLRDLNSDGAIKKTIAVAALNALSQTCFEQNPGAHAVKFDADPFDELDVREGSLSVIVGALVPYIKFMMKNGRDFRILELDKSVLKPQEAEYFVPQERAAEAIRAADNLIITGVTLLNDTLEDILALKKEGAKAVVVGPTVSMSPAPLFARGVSYAGGVYTQRADELLDVIAQAGSGYHFLGKYARKFTMSADGFAAKFKNFSRAEGEKITWIKKA
- the proB gene encoding glutamate 5-kinase; the encoded protein is MERKELLGGVKRIVVKVGTSTLANADGSLNEDKIKQIVANLSELNENAEVVFVTSGAVGAGMGQMKLAHKPKSIVEKQALAAIGQVSLIHLYQILFWAHGKKVAQLLLTKDDFSDRRRYLNMRSVLRSLLAKKIIPVINENDPVVGEGIKGVKVGDNDTLSALVAGLIEADLLVILTDIDGLYDKNPSVFADAKFINLVENLDDSIRAAAGAEGSKFGTGGMRTKITAAEMATKNGTHLIIANGADPRNIVRAAQGCEVGTLFLAGKNRINSRKYWLAYSAADKGSVAIDEGAAKALKEGKSLLAVGIREVAGEFERGETLAIKDASGRALARGITNYSSAELALIKGRKSEEIEAVLGYKYEDEALHIDNIALI